The window GTTTTTATTGAATGCCTAAACATTAGTAAAACTTTAAAATCATAGCTATATAAAGGGATTCTTTTTACAACATTGTTATCATAAAAAATCGGCACTACTATTTTAGTATCTTAGTACACTTTATAGTATACGTTGTATTTATTTGTCCAATTTTATGAAAAGAGAACTCTATTTTCTATTATTACTTATTGCTTTGTCTTACGCCTGCAAGCAAAAGACAACAGCAATGACTGGTCAGCAAAATAAGATTATAGATAGCATAAAAGTATATACACCACCTAGTCATCTTGATAATCAATATCTCAATTTTAGTTCTCCTGATGCCATAAACACGATTGCAAATATTGAAAATGCTTACTTTAATGCTTATAACACCACTGTAAGTCACTATTATGGTACACAATGGTATTATTCTATTGGACAACGTTTATATGCTTCCGACTCCTCTACTGTTTTTGACCACTACGCTTCAGAAAAAAAGGAGGTCACTTTAGATAGTATGCATTGTACTATTTATGCTGTAAAAGCTTTAGAGTCTGGATTTGGAACAACATTTGAAAACATAAAAAAAGAGCATACTAAAATTTGGTCTGACCGCGAATTTGCAGGTTGGAGTTTGGGTTATATCTTAACCAAATTTTACAATTGGGACGCCTATCTTTTTATATCAAAACAGTCTCCAGAATATAAAGCCTGTTTACGAAATTTTAAAACAGATAAAACCTATCATGTGTGGCAGCAACTAAATATTGCTATCAAAAACGTATTTGATATCGATGACGATAAAGATCAAATCAATACACTTTTAAAGGCTAACGAATTTGGATGGGGATTTAGCGAGCAAGGTTGGCACACTTGGATTACACGTTTTGAGTATTTAAAAGAATGTAATTGGAATGGCGCACCTGCCAAAAAATATGATGTTGACAATAACAAGCCATTATTCTTGAAAACCAAGTTTACAAACTACACAGATTATGACTCGCACATCATTGTCTTTCCTCCTAAAAAAAATAAAAAGACTTCCAACAGTCTCTAAAAATGATATACCATTTACGTATCTCATTTTTTTTATAAATATTTCAATCTTAAGCTATTATTTACAAAAAATAGTCAAACAATATATTTATATTTGGCTTAGCATTATACCTAACCAGTTTACATATCACCCGTGCTACAATTTTATACCTTAACATAATAACATTAATTTAAACTTAAATCCAAATGAAAAACATCTTTTGCAGCCTTCTATTGCTTATTATCGGCACAACAACCTTTGCACAATCATCATCAGAACTTTTAGTACTAAGTGCCATAATAAAAGATAAAACCATACCTAATGCAGAAGTGATTTTTCAAAAAAACGGAGAAAATTCGATTACAAAATACACCAATTCTAATGGTATTGCTTCTATTCCGGAACAGTTTAGAAATGATTCTGAGGTTATCGTTATCATCAAAAAAGAGGGCTATTCTCCTTTAATTACAAAATGTTTATGCGACGGATTAACGTATGCTATAAGTCCTACAATGCAAGAATTGGATGGTATGCGAATTGTATTAAGTTGGGATAACTCTCCGCAAGACATAGATTCTCACTTATCATATGCTGGTGGTTACGTTTGTTATTATAAAAAAGAATCTTCACACGCCATTTTAGATGTTGATGATACGGATGGCTATGGTCCAGAAACGATCACTATTACAAAAAAAGAACAAGGTAAAAAGTACGTTTATGCGGTTCATAATTTTTCAGATAAAGAGTCGATAAACAATTCAAATTTATCTAATGTTAGTAGAGCTAAAGTGTTTATTTATATCGGAAACACACTAATTAAGACTTACACGATGCCAACAGGATTAAAAGGAACTATTTGGATTCCTTTTTTAATTGATGAAATGGGAAACATTGTAAATGTTGGTGACTTTAAAAATGCAACAAGTTGGGAAGGCGTAAGTACGATTTTAAGAAACTATCGATTTGACGGAGATCAATCTGTCGTGACCAGTTCTGATAAAAATGAATCTACAATTATTAATAGAAAAGGAGAAGAAGAATACCATGCAGGACATTTAGAGAATGCTGTCTTTTTATATCAAAGTGCAATAGAATTAAATTACAAAAACGGACAAGCGTATAGTAACTTAGGATTAGCTTTTCAGAAACTGAATAAAGAAGCAGAAGCATTATGGGCCAACCGTAAAGCAATAGATTTAGCCTCTGGTAACAAAGCACATGTTGTTAGAGCTAGCTCTTACTACAATATTGCTAAAATATATGAGAAAAAACAACAATGGCAAGATGCATTAGACAACTACAAATCTGCTAAAAACAATAGAGAACACAGAGCTTATAACGAAGGAATTGCAAGAATGACTGAAAAATTAAGATAGACCATGACCTACAATACAACCTTTATTTACAGTCTATTTTTATTACTTCCATTTTTTGCTTTTGCGAATAATTTAAATGAAGACACGGCTAACAACTGGCCTTTAGCATTAGAGTCTAGTACTAGTTTTGATGTTGCTTCTAAATGTGAAATGCTTGTTTTTATTGAAGTTTATAATGACTACGATGCATTATCAGACACTGATTTAGCCCAAAGGATTAAAGTTCCAAAGGCTAAATTAAAATCCATTACACAATGGAAAAAAGAAACCAAAGCAAGACTAATCGCCAACTTCTCCAAGCTATCTGACGCTTCTTTAAAAGACGTAATTTGCATTAATAACAATAGTACATGGGAGATTTTATCTGCTTTAGACTTACAATCCGATATGCCAGCTAATTTTTTAGACTGGTATAAAACGACGCAAGCATTTTATACAGATTACATTGGAGAACAAATAAGATTAGCTGCTTTATTTCCTAAAATCACAAGTGAAATTCTACAATTTTCAGAAAATGAAATTCAAGGACATGATTTTAAAGACAAAC is drawn from Psychroserpens sp. NJDZ02 and contains these coding sequences:
- a CDS encoding tetratricopeptide repeat protein → MKNIFCSLLLLIIGTTTFAQSSSELLVLSAIIKDKTIPNAEVIFQKNGENSITKYTNSNGIASIPEQFRNDSEVIVIIKKEGYSPLITKCLCDGLTYAISPTMQELDGMRIVLSWDNSPQDIDSHLSYAGGYVCYYKKESSHAILDVDDTDGYGPETITITKKEQGKKYVYAVHNFSDKESINNSNLSNVSRAKVFIYIGNTLIKTYTMPTGLKGTIWIPFLIDEMGNIVNVGDFKNATSWEGVSTILRNYRFDGDQSVVTSSDKNESTIINRKGEEEYHAGHLENAVFLYQSAIELNYKNGQAYSNLGLAFQKLNKEAEALWANRKAIDLASGNKAHVVRASSYYNIAKIYEKKQQWQDALDNYKSAKNNREHRAYNEGIARMTEKLR